One segment of Fibrobacter sp. UWB10 DNA contains the following:
- a CDS encoding C13 family peptidase gives MPRNSLLSLLFIAILCLCACSDNTSSANSDAKTHKLKVAVMAKSSEMARWKRSAEWALENMEKAQDGLDQKVKLQLEFKNQDDADIGEYMEMVAGDSDYVAIVGPTRSDKAYRMAELLKKSTKPILSPKASNVEYQRFFANMPNLWNLVENDFMLIESAFSHLASSFASIFMNELELTLLAPSSELNGGLVSSYVDWLGFMAEEFGLKIDRIFLYNDEAELRMLTQTYLERKKPYSVLLFEPYDDKMALAFDDELYQQDVASQGGIRVVCSSNFVSDSIVKNLHYDFYRGFDLYARPESGFAQAYHEHFGEDILNGEAHFVDALYILAYAATYSVSSGLELNESIRAVLGGRDGTGGDWMIAGMHENFMSLQNGRLPDLTGVSSSWTFQDRDNSVSGSVYRGWNIADHKYVTNDFTSNDDSKHSINPEENWLDFFKADVDTSFFEYADSNISYNDVSKHWALLVAASSGWANYRFQADIFAIYQKLKKMGYDDDHIIVIAEDDIANHSRNLYPGELFIRLDGDNVYEKGVVDYKLSSVTASDLGNILRGNSSNKLSKVLRAKSTDNVFVFWSGHGIPGYLEYGKDKVSYEQIVALIKQIPHRKVLVAVEACYSGGLGETAEKANIPGIVFLTAASPYETSKADERNEEMGVYLTNSFTRGFTMLLDETPDATLRDMYVEIASKISGSHVQLYNMNHYGNIYKEKLDEFFVVK, from the coding sequence ATGCCAAGAAATAGTCTACTTTCCTTGTTGTTTATCGCGATTCTTTGTCTTTGCGCGTGCTCCGACAATACATCTTCTGCAAATTCCGATGCTAAGACGCACAAACTTAAGGTCGCCGTCATGGCGAAATCTTCTGAAATGGCCCGTTGGAAACGGAGTGCTGAATGGGCTTTGGAAAATATGGAAAAAGCTCAGGATGGGCTAGACCAAAAGGTAAAACTGCAACTGGAATTCAAGAACCAGGATGACGCCGATATCGGCGAGTATATGGAAATGGTGGCGGGAGATTCGGACTATGTGGCGATTGTAGGCCCCACGCGATCGGACAAGGCGTACCGCATGGCGGAACTTTTGAAAAAAAGTACGAAACCGATTCTTTCGCCCAAGGCGTCGAATGTGGAATACCAGCGTTTTTTTGCCAACATGCCGAACTTGTGGAACTTGGTCGAAAACGACTTTATGCTGATAGAATCCGCTTTCTCGCATTTGGCTAGTTCCTTTGCGTCTATTTTTATGAATGAACTGGAACTTACACTTTTGGCTCCGTCGAGCGAGCTGAATGGCGGACTCGTAAGTTCTTATGTCGACTGGCTAGGCTTTATGGCCGAAGAATTCGGACTTAAAATTGACAGAATCTTTTTGTACAATGACGAAGCCGAACTGCGGATGCTTACGCAGACTTATTTGGAACGTAAGAAACCGTATAGCGTTTTGTTGTTTGAACCCTATGATGACAAAATGGCCTTAGCCTTTGATGATGAATTGTATCAACAGGATGTCGCTTCTCAAGGTGGCATCCGAGTGGTGTGTTCCAGTAATTTCGTTTCGGATTCTATCGTAAAAAATCTTCATTACGATTTTTACCGTGGCTTTGATTTGTATGCAAGACCCGAGTCCGGGTTTGCGCAAGCTTACCATGAACATTTTGGCGAAGACATTCTCAATGGCGAAGCGCATTTCGTAGATGCTCTGTATATTTTGGCGTATGCCGCGACTTATTCCGTTTCGTCGGGCTTGGAATTGAATGAATCGATTAGAGCTGTGCTCGGAGGAAGGGACGGCACCGGCGGCGATTGGATGATTGCCGGAATGCATGAAAATTTCATGTCGTTGCAGAATGGACGCTTGCCTGATCTGACGGGGGTATCGAGCTCTTGGACTTTCCAGGATAGGGACAACAGTGTGAGCGGTTCAGTGTATCGCGGGTGGAATATTGCTGACCATAAATATGTCACGAATGATTTTACCAGCAACGACGACTCAAAACATTCGATAAATCCAGAAGAAAATTGGCTGGATTTTTTCAAGGCCGATGTGGATACGAGCTTTTTCGAATATGCAGACTCGAATATTTCTTACAATGACGTTTCGAAACATTGGGCGCTTTTGGTTGCAGCCTCATCGGGCTGGGCAAATTACCGGTTTCAGGCGGACATCTTTGCCATTTACCAGAAACTCAAGAAGATGGGGTACGACGATGACCACATTATCGTGATTGCAGAAGATGACATTGCAAATCATAGTCGCAACCTGTATCCGGGAGAGTTGTTTATTCGTTTGGATGGAGACAATGTCTATGAAAAGGGTGTGGTTGATTACAAATTAAGTTCCGTAACGGCGTCTGACCTAGGAAATATATTAAGGGGTAATTCAAGTAATAAGTTATCAAAGGTTCTCCGAGCAAAGTCGACCGACAATGTTTTTGTCTTTTGGAGTGGTCATGGAATACCGGGGTATTTGGAATATGGTAAAGACAAGGTTAGTTATGAGCAGATTGTTGCGCTGATCAAACAAATTCCGCACCGCAAGGTGTTGGTTGCCGTGGAGGCCTGCTATAGTGGTGGACTTGGTGAAACGGCGGAAAAGGCGAATATTCCTGGTATCGTTTTTCTAACAGCGGCGTCGCCTTATGAAACGAGTAAGGCGGATGAACGAAATGAAGAAATGGGCGTATACTTGACGAACAGTTTTACCCGAGGTTTTACGATGCTGCTTGATGAAACACCCGACGCAACGCTGAGGGACATGTATGTCGAAATCGCAAGTAAGATTTCAGGTTCGCATGTGCAGTTGTACAATATGAACCATTATGGAAATATCTACAAAGAAAAGCTGGATGAATTCTTTGTAGTAAAGTGA